Proteins from one Rosa chinensis cultivar Old Blush chromosome 7, RchiOBHm-V2, whole genome shotgun sequence genomic window:
- the LOC112179085 gene encoding protein FAM91A1 isoform X2, whose protein sequence is MHHAPATVEEQLLLKAIKEECPWESLPKRLQATLSSKEEWHRWVIEHCIKKRLQWSSCFARKMCKESEYYEDMMRYLRRNLALFPYHLAEYVCRVMRVSPFRYYCDMIFEVMKNEQPYDSIPNFSAADALRLTGIGRNEFIDIMNKCRSKKIMWKLNKSIAKELLPTQPVDFAIEPWWGICLVNFTLEEFKKLSEEEMATIDKVCKEEANSYILFDPDIIKGLHQRGLIYFDVPVYPDDRFKVSRLEGFVSNREQSYEDPIEEILYAVFVVSSENATVAELASTLQADLAQLQAAASFACRLGWAVKVFDPASVLQDAGLPGSPRNSLSDEDPSHRSTGSRNMFADGDATIQGDASGRENYGPVSSQDRVAFVVDANITSYLMMGSVSPGLKSHAVTLYEAGKLGHASITDLCKDLSTLEGTKFEGELQEFANHAFSLRCVLECLQSGGVATDVKADEVCNMKDMINFNDDEAAIIPNIPLTNQSGDLSTHEDAIDDDNSKKSGMPQDSSVLVEHVNNITSEEVMIGTSSEDTTCLNEVSKSDSNLQSCEKLMPDEGSDVGGELFKRKKKFRVDILRCESLASLAPATLDRLLRRDYDIVVSMVPLPPSSVLPGPTGPINFGPPSYSSMTPWMKIVLYSTLGCGPLSVILMKGQCLRLLPAPLAGCEKALLWSWDGSTVGGLGGKFEGNLVKGNILLHCLNSILKFSAVLVQPLSRYDLDESGKIVTMDIPLPLKNSDGSIECMGKELGLSEKEASELDSMLTALANKIELWTVGYIRVLKLFRERDSDHFAPDDEKYEWVPLSVEFGMPLFNPKLCNNICKRVSTKQQVLPQNFFTRKSNQRTSHGIS, encoded by the exons ATGCATCACGCTCCGGCGACGGTCGAGGAACAGTTGCTGCTGAAAGCAATCAAGGAAGAATGCCCCTGGGAGAGTCTACCGAAACGGCTCCAAGCGACGTTGTCTTCGAAAGAAGAATGGCACAGATG GGTGATTGAGCATTGCATAAAGAAAAGACTGCAATGGAGCAGTTGCTTTGCTCGAAAAATGTGCAAGGAAAGTGAATATTATGAAGACATGATGCGGTACCTGAGAAGGAATCTAGCG CTGTTTCCCTATCACCTTGCAGAGTATGTTTGTCGTGTAATGAGGGTATCACCTTTCCGATACTACTGCGATATGATTTTCGAAGTTATGAAAAATG AGCAACCGTATGATAGCATCCCCAATTTTAGTGCTGCAGATGCCTTGAGACTTACAGGGATCGGAAGAAATGAATTTATTGATATAATGAACAAGTGCAGATCTAAg AAAATTATGTGGAAGCTGAACAAGTCAATTGCAAAGGAACTTTTACCTACACAACCTGTGGATTTTGCTATTGAACCGTGGTGGGGAATTTGTCTAGTGAATTTTACACTGGAAGAATTTAAG AAACTTTCAGAGGAAGAAATGGCTACGATAGATAAAGTATGTAAAGAGGAAGCAAATTCTTATATCCTATTCGATCCTGATATTATTAAGGGTCTTCATCAACGAGGATTAATATACTTTGATGTTCCTGTGTATCCCGATGATCGTTTTAAAG TTTCCAGGCTTGAAGGATTTGTTTCCAACAGAGAGCAATCTTATGAAGATCCTATAGAGGA GATACTATATGCAGTATTTGTTGTTTCAAGTGAGAATGCAACTGTCGCTGAGCTGGCATCAACATTACAGGCTGACCTTGCACAGCTGCAGGCTGCTGCATCTTTTGCATGTCGATTGGGATGGGCCGTAAAAGTATTTGACCCAGCATCTGTTCTTCAAGATGCAGGTTTACCAGGATCTCCTAGAAACAGTCTTAGTGATGAAGATCCATCTCATCGTAGTACGGGCTCAAGGAATATGTTTGCTGATGGTGATGCTACTATACAAGGTGATGCTTCAGGGAGAGAAAACTATGGGCCAGTTTCTTCGCAGGATCGTGTTGCATTTGTTGTTGATGCTAACATAACATCTTATCTTATGATGGGGTCTGTTTCACCAG GTCTGAAATCTCATGCTGTGACGCTATACGAAGCGGGAAAGTTGGGTCATGCTAGCATTACAGATCTTTGCAAGGATCTTAGTACGCTAGAGGGCACCAAATTTGAAGGAGAACTGCAGGAATTTGCAAATCATGCATTTAGCCTCCGTTGTGTTTTGGAATGCCTTCAATCAGGAGGAGTTGCAACTGATGTGAAAGCTGATGAAGTTTGCAATATGAAGGATATGATAAATTTCAATGATGATGAGGCTGCGATCATACCTAACATCCCTCTGACTAACCAATCAGGAGACCTTAGTACACATGAAGACGCAATTGATGATGATAATTCTAAGAAATCAGGGATGCCCCAGGACAGTTCCGTTTTGGTCGAACATGTTAATAATATTACAAGTGAGGAAGTAATGATTGGTACTTCATCAGAAGATACAACTTGCTTAAATGAAGTCTCTAAATCAGATTCTAATCTTCAAAGTTGTGAGAAACTGATGCCTGATGAAGGTTCAGATGTTGGAGGAGAACTGtttaagaggaaaaagaaattcCGAGTGGATATCCTTCGCTGTGAAAGCTTGGCGTCCCTTGCACCAGCCACTTTAGATCGGTTGCTTCGTCGTGACTATGATATTGTTGTGTCTATGGTTCCTCTTCCGCCGTCGTCAGTACTTCCTGGACCTACAGGTCCTATTAATTTTGGTCCTCCCTCTTATTCATCAATGACTCCTTGGATGAAAATAGTATTGTACTCAACTTTGGGCTGTGGACCTCTATCGGTTATTCTGATGAAGGGACAATGCTTACGCTTACTTCCTGCACCACTAGCTGGTTGTGAAAAAGCCCTTTTATGGTCTTGGGATGGTTCTACAGTTGGAGGGTTGGGAGGCAAGTTTGAAGGAAATCTAGTAAAGGGAAATATACTTCTACATTGCTTAAATTCAATTCTTAAATTCTCTGCTGTACTAGTGCAGCCCCTCAGTAGGTATGACCTCGATGAATCAGGAAAAATTGTTACTATGGATATTCCATTACCGCTGAAGAACTCTGATGGTTCAATTGAATGTATGGGGAAGGAATTGGGACTGTCTGAAAAGGAAGCTTCAGAACTGGATTCTATGTTAACTGCTCTGGCAAACAAGATAGAATTGTGGACAGTTGGCTATATTCGCGTATTGAAACTTTTCAGAGAAAGAGATTCAGACCACTTTGCACCTGATGATGAGAAGTATGAATGGGTCCCGTTAAGTGTGGAATTTGGGATGCCACTATTTAATCCAAAATTGTGCAATAATATTTGCAAAAGAGTG AGTACCAAGCAACAGGTGCTGCCGCAAAACTTCTTTACCAGAAAGAGCAACCAAAGGACTTCTCACGGCATCTCATGA
- the LOC112176031 gene encoding isoamylase 3, chloroplastic-like gives MSSMVTLKVAGILEIPEKSYLGGFLGTDDFDSLPFDWGDNYKLPNIPENDLVIYEMNVRAFTADESSGLDPDVCGSYRGLIDKVIVDCGYEKQYIHILSLIFYAISILPFVSKKL, from the exons ATGTCCTCTATGGTTACC TTGAAGGTCGCCGGTATTTTGGAGATTCCAGAGAAAAGTTATCTGGGCGGGTTTCTTGGTACTGATGATTTTGATAGCTTGCCTTTTGATTGGGGAGACAACTACAAGCTTCCAAATATACCCGAG AATGATCTTGTTATATATGAAATGAATGTTCGTGCATTTACAGCTGATGAATCCAGTGGTCTGGATCCAGATGTTTGTGGTAGCTACCGTGGTCTGATTGACAAGGTAATCGTGGATTGTGGTTATGAAAAACAATATATTCATATACTGAGCCTGATTTTCTATGCAATTTCAATACTTCCGTTTGTTTCCAAGAAACTTTAa
- the LOC112179085 gene encoding protein FAM91A1 isoform X1, translating into MHHAPATVEEQLLLKAIKEECPWESLPKRLQATLSSKEEWHRWVIEHCIKKRLQWSSCFARKMCKESEYYEDMMRYLRRNLALFPYHLAEYVCRVMRVSPFRYYCDMIFEVMKNEQPYDSIPNFSAADALRLTGIGRNEFIDIMNKCRSKKIMWKLNKSIAKELLPTQPVDFAIEPWWGICLVNFTLEEFKKLSEEEMATIDKVCKEEANSYILFDPDIIKGLHQRGLIYFDVPVYPDDRFKVSRLEGFVSNREQSYEDPIEEILYAVFVVSSENATVAELASTLQADLAQLQAAASFACRLGWAVKVFDPASVLQDAGLPGSPRNSLSDEDPSHRSTGSRNMFADGDATIQGDASGRENYGPVSSQDRVAFVVDANITSYLMMGSVSPGLKSHAVTLYEAGKLGHASITDLCKDLSTLEGTKFEGELQEFANHAFSLRCVLECLQSGGVATDVKADEVCNMKDMINFNDDEAAIIPNIPLTNQSGDLSTHEDAIDDDNSKKSGMPQDSSVLVEHVNNITSEEVMIGTSSEDTTCLNEVSKSDSNLQSCEKLMPDEGSDVGGELFKRKKKFRVDILRCESLASLAPATLDRLLRRDYDIVVSMVPLPPSSVLPGPTGPINFGPPSYSSMTPWMKIVLYSTLGCGPLSVILMKGQCLRLLPAPLAGCEKALLWSWDGSTVGGLGGKFEGNLVKGNILLHCLNSILKFSAVLVQPLSRYDLDESGKIVTMDIPLPLKNSDGSIECMGKELGLSEKEASELDSMLTALANKIELWTVGYIRVLKLFRERDSDHFAPDDEKYEWVPLSVEFGMPLFNPKLCNNICKRVVSSQLLQNDLFTKHHDAMQGLRKMLRDVCTEYQATGAAAKLLYQKEQPKDFSRHLMNYASGRWNPLIDPSSPISGASSDHQRLKLVSRHRSRTEVLSFDGSILRSYALSPVYEAATRPVEESTSVSTPKVEQEESDSKDVVLPGVNLLFDGSELHPFEIGACLQARQPVSLIAEAAAASASLQQTRASS; encoded by the exons ATGCATCACGCTCCGGCGACGGTCGAGGAACAGTTGCTGCTGAAAGCAATCAAGGAAGAATGCCCCTGGGAGAGTCTACCGAAACGGCTCCAAGCGACGTTGTCTTCGAAAGAAGAATGGCACAGATG GGTGATTGAGCATTGCATAAAGAAAAGACTGCAATGGAGCAGTTGCTTTGCTCGAAAAATGTGCAAGGAAAGTGAATATTATGAAGACATGATGCGGTACCTGAGAAGGAATCTAGCG CTGTTTCCCTATCACCTTGCAGAGTATGTTTGTCGTGTAATGAGGGTATCACCTTTCCGATACTACTGCGATATGATTTTCGAAGTTATGAAAAATG AGCAACCGTATGATAGCATCCCCAATTTTAGTGCTGCAGATGCCTTGAGACTTACAGGGATCGGAAGAAATGAATTTATTGATATAATGAACAAGTGCAGATCTAAg AAAATTATGTGGAAGCTGAACAAGTCAATTGCAAAGGAACTTTTACCTACACAACCTGTGGATTTTGCTATTGAACCGTGGTGGGGAATTTGTCTAGTGAATTTTACACTGGAAGAATTTAAG AAACTTTCAGAGGAAGAAATGGCTACGATAGATAAAGTATGTAAAGAGGAAGCAAATTCTTATATCCTATTCGATCCTGATATTATTAAGGGTCTTCATCAACGAGGATTAATATACTTTGATGTTCCTGTGTATCCCGATGATCGTTTTAAAG TTTCCAGGCTTGAAGGATTTGTTTCCAACAGAGAGCAATCTTATGAAGATCCTATAGAGGA GATACTATATGCAGTATTTGTTGTTTCAAGTGAGAATGCAACTGTCGCTGAGCTGGCATCAACATTACAGGCTGACCTTGCACAGCTGCAGGCTGCTGCATCTTTTGCATGTCGATTGGGATGGGCCGTAAAAGTATTTGACCCAGCATCTGTTCTTCAAGATGCAGGTTTACCAGGATCTCCTAGAAACAGTCTTAGTGATGAAGATCCATCTCATCGTAGTACGGGCTCAAGGAATATGTTTGCTGATGGTGATGCTACTATACAAGGTGATGCTTCAGGGAGAGAAAACTATGGGCCAGTTTCTTCGCAGGATCGTGTTGCATTTGTTGTTGATGCTAACATAACATCTTATCTTATGATGGGGTCTGTTTCACCAG GTCTGAAATCTCATGCTGTGACGCTATACGAAGCGGGAAAGTTGGGTCATGCTAGCATTACAGATCTTTGCAAGGATCTTAGTACGCTAGAGGGCACCAAATTTGAAGGAGAACTGCAGGAATTTGCAAATCATGCATTTAGCCTCCGTTGTGTTTTGGAATGCCTTCAATCAGGAGGAGTTGCAACTGATGTGAAAGCTGATGAAGTTTGCAATATGAAGGATATGATAAATTTCAATGATGATGAGGCTGCGATCATACCTAACATCCCTCTGACTAACCAATCAGGAGACCTTAGTACACATGAAGACGCAATTGATGATGATAATTCTAAGAAATCAGGGATGCCCCAGGACAGTTCCGTTTTGGTCGAACATGTTAATAATATTACAAGTGAGGAAGTAATGATTGGTACTTCATCAGAAGATACAACTTGCTTAAATGAAGTCTCTAAATCAGATTCTAATCTTCAAAGTTGTGAGAAACTGATGCCTGATGAAGGTTCAGATGTTGGAGGAGAACTGtttaagaggaaaaagaaattcCGAGTGGATATCCTTCGCTGTGAAAGCTTGGCGTCCCTTGCACCAGCCACTTTAGATCGGTTGCTTCGTCGTGACTATGATATTGTTGTGTCTATGGTTCCTCTTCCGCCGTCGTCAGTACTTCCTGGACCTACAGGTCCTATTAATTTTGGTCCTCCCTCTTATTCATCAATGACTCCTTGGATGAAAATAGTATTGTACTCAACTTTGGGCTGTGGACCTCTATCGGTTATTCTGATGAAGGGACAATGCTTACGCTTACTTCCTGCACCACTAGCTGGTTGTGAAAAAGCCCTTTTATGGTCTTGGGATGGTTCTACAGTTGGAGGGTTGGGAGGCAAGTTTGAAGGAAATCTAGTAAAGGGAAATATACTTCTACATTGCTTAAATTCAATTCTTAAATTCTCTGCTGTACTAGTGCAGCCCCTCAGTAGGTATGACCTCGATGAATCAGGAAAAATTGTTACTATGGATATTCCATTACCGCTGAAGAACTCTGATGGTTCAATTGAATGTATGGGGAAGGAATTGGGACTGTCTGAAAAGGAAGCTTCAGAACTGGATTCTATGTTAACTGCTCTGGCAAACAAGATAGAATTGTGGACAGTTGGCTATATTCGCGTATTGAAACTTTTCAGAGAAAGAGATTCAGACCACTTTGCACCTGATGATGAGAAGTATGAATGGGTCCCGTTAAGTGTGGAATTTGGGATGCCACTATTTAATCCAAAATTGTGCAATAATATTTGCAAAAGAGTGGTATCATCACAATTACTTCAAAATGATTTATTTACCAAGCATCATGATGCAATGCAAGGCTTACGGAAAATGTTACGTGATGTTTGTACAGAGTACCAAGCAACAGGTGCTGCCGCAAAACTTCTTTACCAGAAAGAGCAACCAAAGGACTTCTCACGGCATCTCATGAATTATGCGAGCGGAAGGTGGAATCCTCTTATAGACCCTTCTTCTCCGATTTCAGGAGCCTCGAGTGATCATCAGAGACTAAAACTAGTTAGTCGACATCGTTCCCGAACTGAAGTTTTGAGCTTTGATGGAAGCATTCTAAG ATCATATGCTCTATCTCCTGTTTATGAGGCTGCCACAAGGCCAGTAGAAGAATCCACTTCAGTGAGCACTCCAAAAGTTGAGCAAGAAGAATCTGACAGCAAAGACGTTGTCCTTCCTGGTGTTAATCTTCTTTTTGATGGCTCAGAGTTGCACCCCTTTGAGATAGGTGCTTGTCTACAGGCTCGGCAACCAGTCTCATTAATAGCAGAGGCAGCTGCTGCCTCTGCATCTCTGCAACAAACTAGGGCTTCATCCTAG